From the Solanum lycopersicum chromosome 10, SLM_r2.1 genome, one window contains:
- the LOC101252833 gene encoding probable protein phosphatase 2C 55, protein MAAYISSLGHDQYSSINFDELFNLPRYKRYLDFTSHQANDQLENHSNKKLKFSQDNEFVNVEKRVVESSNKELLPCLKIMAGSVYIPKDDPKKPLGDDANFIHELYQTIGVADGVGGWAKHGIDAGIYARELMKNSRIATDSEAMKGHVNPKRVLEEAYRNTHSRGSSTACIISLNSERSSIVAANVGDSGFLLIRKGKIIYKSPIQQRGYGCPYQLGNCKDNPSVAHEMELNVEMDDILMAGTDGMLDNMNDSEIEEIVQRAINDKLKPKELAKKIANIALYNSFDRYADTPYARASKGRHRGGKVDDITVIVAYIQ, encoded by the coding sequence ATGGCTGCCTATATTTCTTCATTAGGTCATGATCAATATTCCTCCATCAATTTCGATGAACTTTTCAACCTGCCACGCTACAAGAGGTATTTAGACTTCACTTCTCATCAAGCTAATGATCAACTGGAAAATCACAGCAACAAGAAACTCAAATTTAGTCAAGATAATGAATTTGTCAATGTCGAAAAGAGAGTAGTTGAATCTAGTAACAAAGAGTTACTACCATGCCTAAAAATAATGGCTGGATCTGTATACATACCCAAAGACGATCCAAAGAAGCCTTTAGGTGACGATGCTAACTTCATACATGAATTATACCAAACTATTGGCGTTGCTGATGGCGTTGGTGGCTGGGCAAAACATGGGATTGACGCTGGAATATACGCAAGAGAGCTTATGAAGAATTCACGTATCGCTACGGATAGTGAAGCGATGAAAGGTCACGTGAACCCTAAAAGGGTTCTTGAAGAAGCTTACAGAAACACACATTCAAGAGGATCGTCTACAGCTTGCATTATATCTCTAAACTCAGAGAGAAGTAGTATAGTTGCTGCTAATGTTGGTGATAGTGGATTTTTACTAATCAGAAAgggaaaaattatatacaagtcGCCAATACAACAAAGAGGATATGGGTGTCCATATCAATTGGGAAACTGCAAGGACAATCCTAGTGTTGCTCATGAGATGGAACTAAACGTCGAGATGGATGATATTTTGATGGCTGGGACGGATGGGATGCTTGATAATATGAATGATAGTGAGATAGAGGAAATTGTTCAAAGAGCGATAAACGACAAGTTGAAACCAAAGGAATTGGCTAAGAAAATTGCAAACATTGCATTGTACAATTCATTTGATAGATATGCAGATACACCATATGCAAGAGCATCTAAGGGACGACATAGAGGAGGAAAAGTTGATGATATTACTGTTATTGTTGCTTATATacaataa
- the LOC101262575 gene encoding Zinc finger transcription factor 61 yields the protein MAHRLLRDAEADGWERSDFPIICESCLGDSPYVRMTKADYDKECKICTRPFTVFRWRPGRDARYKKSEICQTCSKLKNVCQVCLLDLEYGLPVQVRDTALSINSNDAIPKSDVNREYFAEEHDRRARAGIDYESSYGKVRANDTIMKLQRTTPYYKRNRAHVCSFYIRGQCTRGLECPYRHEMPETGELSQQNIKDRYYGVNDPVALKLLNKAGEMPSLEPPDDESIRTLYVGGVDARITEQDLRDHFYAHGEIESIKMVVQRGCAFVTYTTREGAVKAAEELANKLVIKGLRLKLLWGRPQVPKPESEVSDEARQQAALTHSGLLPRAVVSQQQNQPLQPPGTQDQPPSMPYFNIPPMPQQDRPYYPSMDPQRMGAVIASQEGASSSTAGSGPGENKIGSDHQQGHHYAYPPGGPPPPGQFYPPYYRPAYGYMPPPPPPYHQYPPPPYQATAHPPPSVQLAAHQQNPRPAAAATTQQP from the exons ATGGCGCATAGGTTGCTGAGAGATGCTGAAGCTGATGGATGGGAACGATCTGATTTCCCTATTATATGCGAGTCGTGTCTCGGTGACAGTCCCTATGTGCGAATG ACAAAAGCAGATTATGACAAGGAGTGCAAGATCTGCACGCGACCCTTCACAGTGTTCAGGTGGAGGCCTGGTCGGGATGCGAGATACAAAAAGTCTGAGATCTGTCAGACCTGCAGCAAATTGAAGAATGTTTGTCAAGTTTGCCTGTTAGATCTTGAATATGGTTTGCCTGTTCAGGTCCGAGACACTGCTCTCAGTATCAACTCAAATGATGCCATCCCAAAGAGTGACGTAAATAGAGAATATTTTGCAGAGGAGCATGACCGAAGG GCAAGGGCTGGTATTGATTATGAATCTTCATATGGAAAAGTCCGTGCAAATGATACTATCATGAAGCTTCAAAGAACAACTCCATACTACAAGAGAAATCGGGCACATGTTTGCAGTTTCTACATACGTGGTCAATGTACAAGAGGTTTGGAGTGTCCTTACCGGCATGAGATGCCTGAAACAGGGGAATTGTCACAGCAAAATATCAAAGACCGTTACTATGG AGTCAATGATCCAGTGGCTTTAAAGCTACTTAATAAAGCAGGTGAAATGCCTTCATTGGAGCCCCCTGATGACGAGAGCATTAGAACCCTCTATGTGGGTGGTGTTGATGCAAGAATCACTGAGCAGGACCTTAGGGACCATTTTTATGCACATGGTGAAATTGAGTCCATTAAAATGGTGGTCCAGCGTGGTTGTGCTTTTGTAACTTACACGACTAGAGAAGGTGCGGTGAAGGCAGCTGAGGAACTTGCAAACAAGCTGGTGATAAAGGGCCTGAGACTGAAGCTACTCTGGGGGAGACCTCAAGTTCCCAAGCCAGAGTCCGAGGTCTCTGATGAAGCAAGACAGCAGGCTGCTCTAACTCACAGTGGTTTGTTGCCTAGAGCAGTCGTATCACAGCAGCAGAATCAGCCTCTTCAGCCACCAGGCACTCAGGACCAACCTCCATCCATGCCTTACTTCAACATACCCCCGATGCCTCAGCAAGACAGACCATATTATCCATCAATGGATCCACAAAGGATGGGTGCCGTAATTGCATCCCAGGAAGGGGCATCTAGTTCAACTGCAGGATCTGGTCCTGGTGAAAATAAAATCGGTTCTGATCATCAACAAGGACACCATTATGCATATCCACCTGGAGGGCCACCACCTCCAGGTCAATTTTACCCACCTTATTATCGTCCAGCTTATGGATATATGCCACCACCTCCTCCACCTTATCATCAATATCCTCCTCCACCTTATCAAGCTACTGCACACCCACCACCTAGTGTTCAGCTAGCCGCACATCAGCAGAACCCTCGGCCAGCTGCAGCAGCAACCACGCAGCAGCCTTAA
- the LOC101262875 gene encoding mitochondrial carnitine/acylcarnitine carrier-like protein isoform X1: protein MGDIAKDLTAGTVGGVAQLVVGHPFDTIKVKLQSQPTPLPGQLPKYSGAIDAVRQTLAAEGAGGLFKGMGAPLATVAAFNALLFTVRGQTEAFLRSEPGVPLTVSQQVVCGAVAGTAVSFLACPTELIKCRLQAQGALASVGSAAVAVKYAGPMDVARHVLRSEGGMMGLFKGLFPTMAREIPGNAAMFGMYEALKQYFAGGTDTSGLGRGSLIVAGGLAGGSFWISVYPTDVIKSVIQIDDYKNPKFSGFFDAFKKILASEGVKGLYKGFGPAMGRSVPANAACFLAYEMAKSSLG, encoded by the exons ATGGGTGATATAGCCAAGGATTTAACAGCTGGGACTGTAGGTGGTGTAGCACAATTGGTCGTTGGTCACCCTTTTGATACCATAAAGGTCAAGCTTCAAAGCCAGCCTACTCCACTTCCAGGGCAGCTTCCAAAATATTCTGGTGCTATAGATGCTGTCCGGCAAACATTAGCTGCGGAAGGTGCCGGGGGGCTGTTCAAAGGCATGGGAGCCCCACTTGCCACTGTTGCAGCCTTTAATGCTCTGCTCTTCACCGTGAGAGGTCAAACAGAGGCATTCTTGAGGTCTGAACCTGGAGTCCCTCTTACTGTGAGCCAGCAAGTTGTTTGTGGGGCTGTTGCCGGAACTGCTGTCTCTTTTCTTGCTTGCCCAACTGAGCTTATAAAATGCAG ATTGCAAGCTCAGGGTGCATTGGCAAGTGTAGGCTCAGCTGCTGTGGCAGTGAAATATGCAGGGCCAATGGATGTAGCAAGACATGTTCTTCGATCCGAAGGAGGCATGATGGGTCTCTTCAAGGGCTTGTTTCCCACCATGGCACGTGAAATCCCCGGAAATGCTGCTATGTTTGGCATGTATGAAGCACTAAAGCAGTACTTTGCAGGAGGCACAGACACTTCAGGGTTGGGAAGAGGTTCTCTTATTGTAGCAGGTGGCCTGGCTGGTGGTTCCTTCTGGATTTCGGTGTATCCAACAGACGTGATCAAGAGTGTAATCCAAATCGATGACTATAAAAACCCAAAATTCTCTGGCTTTTTTGATGCATTCAAGAAGATCTTGGCATCGGAGGGAGTCAAAGGCCTTTACAAGGGCTTTGGACCTGCTATGGGACGTAGTGTCCCTGCAAATGCTGCATGTTTCTTGGCGTATGAGATGGCTAAGTCTAGTTTGGGATAA
- the LOC101263360 gene encoding glycosyltransferase-like protein — MAGLFATLRRPTNISSSNFQSSSVFASRLLYLLTVISVSLAVFAYVLQWRGGLPDPTTQWIPGDDPNEAGSKPVRLSSSSSGCADILGQSRTASFPYFRDWKFDFGSSPSGSDLRPKISITTSTSAGLEQILPWMFYHKVIGVTNFFLFVEGKAASPDVSKVLKSIPGVRVIYRTKELENVQAKSRIWNETWLAGFFYQPCNHELFVKQTLNMEMAIVMAREAGVDWIIHLDTDELMHPAGTSEYSLRKLLADIPEDVDMVIFPNYESSVERDDVKEPFSEVSMFKKNYDHLTKEMYFGSYKEATRGNPNYFLTYGNGKSAARVQDHLRPNGAHRWHNYMKSPKEIKLGEAAVLHYTYPKFSDLTSRRDRCGCKPTKEDVKRCFMLEFDRAAFIIASTLTEEEMLDWYREHVVWTDKTLIQKLIKKGILTRIYTPMAIVQGLKESGVFVSIIASAHRDVIKDESLSSSAGNRNASGYPHITDTFPRKMGRILESQSTARKFVDFSTTDHQAIPPESPPGMDGIDLADTKYLLNNSSS; from the exons ATGGCGGGTCTTTTCGCTACTCTAAGAAGACCCACCAACATTTCTTCATCGAATTTTCAATCATCCTCTGTTTTTGCTTCTCGTTTGCTCTATTTACTCACCGTTATTTCTGTATCGCTTGCTGTTTTCGCTTATGTTCTTCAATGGCGTGGCGGGTTACCCGACCCGACTACCCAATGGATACCCGGTGACGATCCGAATGAGGCTGGGTCCAAACCCGTACGGTTATCGTCTTCTTCCTCTGGTTGTGCAGATATCCTTGGACAGAGCCGTACGGCGTCGTTCCCGTATTTCAGGGATTGGAAGTTTGATTTTGGGTCTTCTCCTTCCGGGTCGGATCTTAGACCCAAG ATATCGATTACTACAAGTACTTCCGCTGGCTTAGAGCAGATCCTGCCATGGATGTTTTATCATAAGGTCATTGGCGTGACAAACTTTTTCCTGTTTGTGGAGGGAAAAGCTGCATCTCCCGATGTATCTAAAGTGCTAAAATCTATTCCA GGTGTAAGAGTTATATATAGAACAAAAGAACTAGAGAATGTACAAGCCAAAAG TCGGATTTGGAATGAGACGTGGCTGGCTGGATTCTTTTACCAACCATGCAACCATGAGTTATTTGTCAAGCAGACTCTTAACATGGAAATGGCCATCGTCATGGCAAGG GAAGCTGGCGTGGACTGGATCATTCATCTCGACACCGATGAGCTAATGCATCCAGCTGGAACTAGTGAGTATTCTTTACGGAAACTTTTGGCAGATATACCTGAAGATGTTGACATGGTCATCTTTCCTAACTAT GAGAGCAGTGTTGAGAGAGATGATGTGAAGGAACCTTTTAGTGAA GTCTCGATGTTCAAGAAGAATTATGACCATCTCACAAAGGAAATGTACTTTGGAAGCTACAAGGAAGCAACTCGTGGTAATCCCAACTACTTTTTGACTTATGGAAATGGCAAATCAGCTGCTCGAGTTCAAGATCATCTTCGTCCTAATGGTGCTCATAGATGGCACAACTACATGAAAAGCCCAAA AGAGATCAAACTGGGAGAGGCTGCTGTTTTGCACTACACATACcccaaattttcagatttaacCTCACGACGAGATCGTTGTGGATGTAAACCTACTAAAGAAGATGTGAAAAGATGCTTCATGCTAGAATTCGACAGAGCT GCTTTTATAATAGCTTCGACTCTGACAGAGGAGGAGATGCTTGACTG GTACCGTGAACATGTTGTTTGGACGGATAAAACACTCATCCAGAAGCTTATCAAGAAGGGCATATTGACGCGCATATATACTCCCATG GCCATTGTACAGGGTTTGAAGGAATCTGGTGTTTTCGTTTCTATTATTGCTTCAGCACATAGAGATGTCATAAAAGACGAGTCTCTATCTTCTTCTGCTGGAAACAGAAATGCTTCCGGATATCCTCATATTACTGATACTTTTCCCAGAAAGATGGGTCGTATATTGGAATCTCAATCAACTGCAAGGAAATTCGTGGACTTTAGTACAACTGATCATCAGGCAATTCCACCCGAATCACCTCCTGGCATGGATGGAATTGATCTCGCAGATACAAAATACCTTCTGAACAATAGCTCTTCTTGA
- the LOC104644424 gene encoding protein ATAF2 — MAIESPDAEFGVRFRPTDEQLIRYLIKFVVSKNYVCKDIEFEELYGSKKPWELLEDSSGTKYFFTKLKKRDTRFSRTLVGGGSWKGKSKGKSIGAKKIGMKKTYNYEENKKDVVNDVSWIMKEYSLDDKVIKLLSNRGVMKHKDVVLCYIRCKVKKSRNHMPTTTGSGYDDGDGDDTLLLPQGPNEFGYGDQFPQQIVNPMQNVGSGYVGCDDTLVPQGPNEFGYSDQLPQQIVKPMQNIESGYVGCDDENRNDMTTQPQWPMEDHQLSQLIVTFPMVQGNDAAMNEGNMNGELVFPYQEEQVLQNVEETAGNAYQVEPTNNDECLLDELSDFDKFMGQNKEWLSQLLS, encoded by the coding sequence ATGGCAATTGAATCTCCAGACGCTGAATTTGGAGTCAGGTTTCGACCCACTGATGAACAGCTCATTCGCTACTtgattaaatttgttgtttctaAAAACTACGTTTGTAAAGATATTGAATTTGAAGAACTTTACGGAAGTAAGAAGCCATGGGAGTTACTGGAAGACTCATCCggtactaaatatttttttactaaattaaagAAACGCGATACAAGGTTTAGTCGGACTTTGGTGGGAGGAGGAAGTTGGAAAGGGAAGAGCAAAGGAAAGTCAATAGGTGCGAAGAAAATTGGGATGAAAAAAACTTATAactatgaagaaaataaaaaggatgtAGTTAACGACGTTTCTTGGATCATGAAAGAGTATAGTCTTGACGACAAGGTAATAAAGTTGTTGAGTAACAGAGGTGTGATGAAGCACAAGGATGTTGTTTTGTGCTACATTAGGTGTAAagttaaaaaatcaagaaatcataTGCCTACAACAACTGGCAGTGGatatgatgatggtgatggtgatgatacACTACTACTACCCCAAGGGCCTAATGAATTTGGATATGGTGATCAATTTCCTCAACAGATTGTGAATCCAATGCAAAATGTTGGATCGGGGTATGTTGGATGTGATGATACACTAGTACCCCAAGGGCCTAATGAATTTGGATATAGTGATCAACTTCCTCAACAGATTGTGAAGCCAATGCAAAATATTGAATCAGGGTATGTTGGATGtgatgatgagaataggaacgATATGACAACACAACCGCAGTGGCCTATGGAGGATCATCAACTTTCTCAGCTAATCGTCACGTTTCCAATGGTTCAAGGGAACGATGCTGCAATGAATGAAGGGAATATGAATGGTGAATTAGTTTTTCCTTATCAGGAAGAGCAAGTGCTGCAGAATGTTGAAGAGACAGCAGGTAATGCTTATCAAGTCGAACCAACAAACAACGACGAGTGTTTATTAGATGAATTAAgtgattttgataaatttatggGACAAAACAAGGAATGGCTATCTCAGTTGCTCTCTTAG
- the LOC101253145 gene encoding UPF0481 protein At3g47200, giving the protein MEGQTGQQEELFVEIDQKTDDQTYSDGEAASCTTDGNEIVNVIVTSDPILQGESMPRRYTYSWRRRIQKVLPLLKTDEYNRHEYDPKVVSLGPYHHGKTELQLAEDFKHIALEMFVSGSSRDVAYFYNKILEVVDNARSCYVDGSTDKYNDHEFALMMLLDACFIINHIELSTTDRYNKLRTTRHHLGMLALSTTVRDMFLLENQIPFWILKLLISLRYDKDEGDELLEMFLNFTLFGEYEQEGEMSHNHVEEPLHLLEAFRTRLVSQQSEVRSFHRTCTPQWLKRKKSISNERVNMKSYIHSFRSVTDLKAKGIQFKPSCTHSLKDIKFKSRYFYGQLVLPTWYVSIYTKAFFLNMIAYEMCPNTVTDRAVTSYVYFMKSLIESPRDVKELREMQILFNMLGSDEEVARMYKEINTYGVNNAHIFYNVKEKIQEHYNNKAKTWIAELIHTYFRSPWTALALLAATFLLCLTFTQTYFTINPNPRL; this is encoded by the coding sequence atggaaggaCAAACAGGACAACAAGAGGAGTTATTTGTAGAAATTGATCAAAAAACAGATGATCAAACATATAGCGATGGTGAAGCAGCATCATGTACAACAGATGGTAACGAAATAGTTAATGTTATTGTCACGTCTGATCCGATCTTGCAAGGAGAATCTATGCCAAGAAGGTATACATACTCGTGGAGAAGGCGAATACAGAAAGTTTTACCTCTATTGAAGACGGATGAATACAACAGACACGAGTATGATCCGAAAGTAGTTTCATTAGGACCTTACCATCATGGTAAGACAGAGCTACAGCTAGCAGAGGATTTCAAGCATATAGCCCTTGAAATGTTTGTATCGGGTAGCAGCAGAGACGTAGCTTATTTCTATAACAAGATACTTGAAGTTGTTGACAATGCAAGAAGTTGTTATGTCGATGGCTCCACGGACAAGTACAATGATCATGAATTTGCCTTAATGATGCTTCTTGATGCTTGCTTTATTATCAACCATATCGAGCTAAGCACAACGGATAGGTATAACAAACTCAGAACCACGAGGCACCATCTTGGAATGTTGGCGTTATCAACAACAGTTCGTGATATGTTTTTGCTTGAGAATCAAATCCCATTTTGGATACTGAAGCTCTTGATTAGCTTACGATATGACAAAGATGAAGGAGATGAATTGCTCGAGATGTTCTTGAATTTCACCCTTTTCGGTGAATATGAACAAGAAGGGGAAATGAGTCACAACCATGTAGAAGAGCCACTCCATCTTCTTGAAGCATTTAGAACAAGACTTGTTTCACAACAGAGTGAAGTACGGAGCTTTCACCGTACTTGCACACCTCAATGgctaaaaaggaagaaaagtaTAAGCAATGAACGCGTTAACATGAAAAGCTACATTCACTCTTTTCGTTCAGTAACCGATCTTAAAGCAAAAGGTATTCAATTCAAGCCTAGCTGCACTCATTCACTCAAGGACATAAAGTTCAAATCAAGATACTTCTATGGACAGCTTGTACTTCCAACTTGGTATGTTTCTATCTACACTAAGGCGTTCTTCTTAAACATGATAGCCTACGAGATGTGTCCAAATACAGTTACTGATCGCGCTGTGACATCATACGTATACTTCATGAAATCACTAATAGAGAGTCCAAGGGATGTCAAGGAACTACGCGAAATGCAAATACTATTCAACATGCTTGGTAGCGACGAGGAAGTGGCAAGAATGTACAAAGAGATCAATACGTATGGAGTGAACAACGCGCACATTTTCTACAATGTGAAAGAAAAGATTCAAGAACACTATAATAACAAGGCGAAAACATGGATAGCAGAGCTTATACACACTTACTTTAGGAGTCCATGGACTGCTTTAGCATTACTTGCAGCTACTTTCTTGCTTTGCTTGACTTTTACACAAACTTATTTTACAATAAATCCCAATCCTAgattatga
- the SUN gene encoding putative calmodulin binding protein SUN: MGKRRNWFTFVKRLFIPETESTADQKKPKRWRCCFLRKFKLRKCPAITSAPQQTLPEAKGTPQQTLTEAKEQQRKHAFAVAIATAAAAEAAVAAANAAADVIRLTDAPSEFKRKRKQAAIRIQSAYRAHLAQKALRALKGVVKLQAVIRGEIVRGRLIAKLKFMLPLHQKSKTRVNQIRVPTFEDHHDKKLINSPREIMKAKELKLKCKSLSTWNFNLASEQDSEALWSRREEAIDKREHLMKYSFSHRERRNDQTLQDLLNRKQNRRSYRIDQLVELDAPRKAGLLEKLRSFTDSNVPLTDMDGMTQLQVRKMHRSDCIEDLHSPSSLPRRSFSNAKRKSNVDDNSLPSSPIFPTYMAATESAKAKTRSNSTAKQHLRLHETLSGQHSPYNLKISSWRLSNGEMYDSARTSRTSSSYMLI; encoded by the exons ATGGGAAAGCGAAGAAACTGGTTTACCTTTGTCAAGAGACTTTTCATTCCTGAAACAGAATCAACAGCAGATCAAAAG aaaCCAAAGAGATGGAGATGTTGTTTTCTGAGAAAGTTCAAGTTGAGGAAATGTCCTGCTATAACATCAGCACCTCAGCAAACGTTACCTGAGGCGAAAGGAACACCTCAGCAAACGTTAACTGAGGCGAAAGAACAGCAAAGAAAACATGCTTTTGCAGTTGCTATAGCAACGGCAGCAGCTGCTGAGGCTGCTGTAGCTGCTGCTAATGCTGCTGCTGATGTTATTCGTCTAACAGATGCTCCAAGTGAATTCAAAAGGAAACGCAAACAAGCTGCTATTAGAATCCAAAGTGCTTATCGCGCTCACCTG GCCCAGAAAGCATTAAGGGCTCTAAAGGGTGTTGTGAAGCTTCAAGCAGTGATTAGAGGTGAAATTGTGAGAGGAAGACTCATTGCCAAACTGAAGTTCATGTTGCCACTTCATCAAAAGTCAAAAACAAGAGTTAATCAAATTAGAGTCCCTACTTTTGAAGATCATCATGACAAGAAACTCATCAATAGTCCAAGGGAAATTATGAAAGCTAAAGAACTAAAG CTTAAATGCAAGAGCCTTAGCACTTGGAATTTCAACTTAGCTTCAGAACAAGACAGTGAAGCCTTGTGGTCAAGAAGAGAAGAAGCCATTGACAAAAGAGAGCATTTGATGAAATACTCGTTTTCACATCGG GAGAGAAGAAACGATCAAACTCTACAAGACTTACTAAACAGAAAGCAAAACAGAAGAAGCTACAGGATTGACCAGTTAGTAGAACTTGACGCACCAAGAAAAGCAGGGTTGTTAGAGAAATTGAGATCATTTACAGACTCAAATGTTCCTCTAACTGATATGGATGGAATGACACAGCTTCAAGTGAGAAAAATGCATAGATCAGATTGTATAGAGGACCTACATTCTCCTTCTTCACTTCCAAGAAGATCATTTTCTAATGCAAAACGAAAATCAAACGTTGATGATAACTCATTACCAAGTTCTCCTATATTTCCTACTTACATGGCAGCCACAGAATCTGCAAAGGCAAAAACAAGGTCAAACAGCACAGCGAAGCAACACCTAAGGTTACACGAGACATTGTCAGGTCAACATTCTCCTTATAACCTCAAGATTTCTTCTTGGAGATTGTCTAATGGTGAAATGTATGACAGCGCCAGAACAAGCAGAACTTCTAGCAGTTATATGTTAATATAG
- the LOC101263651 gene encoding DNA repair protein recA homolog 2, mitochondrial, which produces MVLQFLRFISSSSRCLSVFPLSSFKPENGMVWRRMLSAYASSAEGELDEIQDDTKTSEKASALHSALSQLEGDFCKESRLSLQRFFGARRTPVIPTGSLRLDLALGLGGLPKGRIVEIYGQEASGKTTLALHVIREAQKLGGYCAYLDVENGMNPSLAEAIGVNVENLLISQPDSAENLLSIVNTLTKSGSMDVIVVDSVAALVPQLEIDATLCDSPKGLQSKIMTQALRKIHYSLGNSSTLIIFINQVRRSNKGLVRGSGCMDEVTCGGNALPFYAAIRLRTIRKQLLKTRHKITGLRICVKVVKNKLAPAATEAELSIQYGGGFCIEPEVLELACEHEVVLKEGGSYFIDGQVLNSRQDAEDYLASNGDILAKIVETLRDQLFMNNNGEKKTD; this is translated from the exons ATGGTGCTTCAATTTCTTCGTTTCATTTCCTCTTCCTCTCGTTGCCTTTCTGTTTTCCCCTTATCTTCCTTCAAACCGGAG AATGGAATGGTTTGGAGAAGGATGCTTAGTGCTTATGCATCTTCAGCAG AAGGTGAACTTGACGAAATCCAAGATGACACCAAAACATCAGAGAAAGCCAGTGCACTGCATTCGGCCCTCTCGCAGCTTGAAGGCGATTTTTGCAAAGAATCAAGGTTGTCCTTGCAGCGCTTCTTTGGTGCTAGACGTACTCCTGTAATACCTACGGGCTCATTGAGGCTTGATCTAGCACTTGGGCTTGGAGGATTACCTAAG GGAAGAATTGTTGAAATTTACGGACAAGAAGCATCTGGGAAGACAACACTTGCCCTTCATGTAATTAGAGAGGCTCAAAAGCTTGGAG GTTATTGTGCATATCTGGATGTCGAAAATGGAATGAACCCCTCTCTTGCCGAAGCAATAGGGGTAAATGTAGAAAATCTCCTTATTTCGCAGCCAGATTCTGCTGAGAATTTGCTGAGTATTGTTAATACCCTGACAAAAAGTGGATCCATGGATGTAATCGTGGTTGATAGT GTGGCAGCTCTTGTTCCCCAACTTGAGATTGATGCTACGTTATGTGACTCTCCTAAAGGCTTGCAATCAAAGATTATGACACAAGCACTACGTAAAATTCATTATTCGTTAGGCAACTCTAGCAcactaattattttcattaatcag GTAAGAAGATCTAACAAAGGATTAGTTCGAGGCTCCGGGTGTATGGATGAAGTAACTTGTGGTGGAAATGCTTTGCCTTTTTATGCTGCCATACGGCTTAGAACGATCAGAAAACAATTGCTTAAGACCAGGCATAAG ATTACTGGTCTTAGGATCTGCGTAAAGGTGGTTAAAAATAAGCTAGCTCCTGCAGCAACAGAAGCTGAACTGAGCATACAGTACGGCGGAGGCTTTTGCATTGAACCTGAGGTTTTGGAATTGGCTTGTGAACATGAAGTCGTTCTGAAAGAAGGAGGGAGCTACTTCATTGATGGACAGGTTTTAAATAGTAGACAGGACGCTGAAGATTATCTAGCTTCAAATGGTGACATTTTAGCTAAGATAGTTGAAACTTTAAGAGATCAGCTATTCATGAACAATAACGGAGAAAAGAAAACTGATTAG
- the LOC101247769 gene encoding Protein FATTY ACID EXPORT 1, chloroplastic has translation MSLAISQLSCFSSINRRLVQFHSRPLQPCSTFSLKVISMSNDVHGTDESSLKSRTTLSYATDSSQSLNGTSSNSYSAPEEYVSEKEINESVQENSSSQPKKAAKIHDFCLGIPFGGFVFTGGFIGFIFSRNPATLSSGVLFGGALLALSTISMKVWREGKTSFPFILGQAVLAATLLWKNMQTFSLTGKLFPTGFFAAISAAMFCFYSYVILSGGNPPPKKLKASTSGAY, from the exons ATGTCTTTAGCAATTTCTCagctttcttgtttttcttcaatCAATCGCAGATTAGTACAGTTTCACAGTCGACCATTGCAACCATGTTCTACTTTTTCCTTAAAG GTAATCTCTATGAGTAACGATGTACATGGCACAGATGAATCCAGTTTAAAGAGCCGGACCACTTTAAGTTATGCAACTGATTCATCGCAATCACTTAATGGGACTTCATCAAACTCATATTCTGCACCAGAAGAATATGTCTCTGAGAAAGAAATAAATGAGTCAGTGCAAGAGAACTCCAGCAGCCAGCCAAAAAAGGCTGCAAAAATTCATGATTTCTGTTTAGGAATTCCCTTTG GTGGTTTTGTTTTCACGGGAGGATTTATTGGTTTTATTTTCTCAAGAAATCCTGCCACATTAAGCAGTGGTGTTCTTTTTGGAGGTGCATTATTGGCCCTCAGCACCATTAGCATGAAGGTGTGGCGGGAAGGGAAAACTAGCTTTCCGTTCATATTGGGTCAAGCAG TACTTGCTGCGACCCTTCTGTGGAAGAATATGCAGACCTTCTCACTG ACAGGAAAATTGTTCCCTACTGGCTTCTTTGCTGCCATCAG CGCTGCAATGTTCTGCTTCTACTCTTATGTGATACTCTCTGGGGGTAATCCACCACCTAAGAAGTTGAAGGCATCTACATCAGGGGCATATTAG